Proteins from a genomic interval of Acetobacterium woodii DSM 1030:
- the cooS gene encoding anaerobic carbon-monoxide dehydrogenase catalytic subunit encodes MSNEILNYDKVAEASLAKAQRDGAETMWDRRAAQKTQCGFGEAGVCCRICAMGPCRVSPVPGKGAERGICGANADTIVARNFARMVAGGTSAHSDHARDIVHAMHGAKAEGPFKIRDEAKLRRIAGEWGIEAADTKETYALAHELADMALQEFGKPFGTQRFLKRAPIARQELWERERIAPRAIDMEVTTLMHSTHMGCASDYESLFRRGMRTGLSDGWGGSMIGTEFSDIMYGTPSARPSSSNLGVIDAEMVNVLIHGHDPNLAEMVVLAAQNPEMVELAKAKGAKGINIVGMCCTGNEMTMRHGIKIAGNFYQQEMCIITGAIEAVVVDVQCIFPALPALAKTYHTRFISTSQKAKISGDMYIEFSEETGLENANEIIKIAVENFPNRDAAKVEIPDIKQDTMVGYSVEAIIDHLDAVVNSQLEDELGTVKPLTDVIYAGVLRGAAGVVGCNNPKQQHDYAHVKVMEELIKRDVICVVTGCAAQAAAKAGLLTLEAKDRCGRGLLEVCERVNIPPVLHMGSCVDISRILHIVNLCADVRGIDPALLPVVGIAPEWMSEKAVSIANYVVGSGINTYLGVIPQVLGSPNFTKLLTEDCQEFIGAHFVFEKDPIVMVDKIMEDMEEKRTALGI; translated from the coding sequence ATGAGCAATGAAATTTTGAATTACGATAAGGTCGCTGAAGCTTCCCTTGCGAAAGCTCAAAGAGATGGCGCAGAAACAATGTGGGATCGACGTGCTGCACAAAAAACCCAATGTGGTTTTGGAGAAGCAGGGGTATGTTGCCGAATTTGTGCAATGGGTCCATGTCGAGTCAGTCCAGTTCCTGGAAAAGGCGCTGAAAGAGGTATTTGTGGAGCAAATGCGGACACAATTGTTGCTAGAAACTTTGCTAGAATGGTAGCTGGTGGAACATCAGCCCACTCGGATCATGCTCGAGATATTGTTCATGCGATGCATGGCGCAAAAGCTGAAGGTCCTTTCAAAATCCGTGATGAAGCTAAACTTAGAAGAATCGCTGGTGAATGGGGAATTGAAGCAGCAGATACAAAAGAAACATATGCTTTAGCTCATGAATTAGCTGATATGGCTTTACAGGAATTTGGTAAACCTTTTGGGACACAACGTTTCTTAAAAAGAGCACCAATTGCCAGACAAGAATTATGGGAGAGAGAAAGAATTGCACCACGCGCTATTGATATGGAAGTTACAACTTTAATGCATTCAACGCATATGGGTTGCGCATCAGATTACGAAAGTCTATTTAGACGTGGGATGCGAACTGGATTGTCTGATGGATGGGGCGGTTCCATGATCGGTACCGAATTCTCAGACATTATGTATGGAACTCCTTCAGCTCGTCCATCTTCTTCGAACTTAGGCGTTATTGATGCCGAAATGGTCAATGTTCTAATCCATGGTCATGATCCAAATCTTGCTGAAATGGTTGTATTGGCTGCTCAAAATCCTGAAATGGTTGAACTGGCTAAAGCTAAAGGCGCTAAAGGCATTAATATTGTTGGGATGTGTTGTACAGGGAATGAAATGACCATGCGACATGGCATTAAAATTGCCGGTAATTTCTATCAACAGGAAATGTGTATCATCACGGGTGCCATTGAAGCGGTTGTAGTAGATGTTCAATGTATTTTCCCAGCGTTGCCTGCATTAGCGAAAACATATCATACCCGATTCATCAGTACTTCACAAAAAGCTAAAATTTCTGGTGATATGTATATTGAATTTTCTGAAGAAACCGGCTTAGAGAATGCTAATGAAATTATTAAAATAGCTGTCGAAAACTTCCCGAACAGAGATGCTGCTAAAGTTGAAATTCCAGACATCAAACAAGATACCATGGTTGGATACTCAGTAGAAGCGATCATTGATCATTTAGATGCCGTTGTAAACTCTCAATTAGAAGATGAACTGGGAACCGTTAAACCATTAACTGATGTTATCTATGCTGGTGTTCTTCGTGGGGCTGCTGGTGTCGTTGGTTGTAATAATCCGAAACAACAACATGATTATGCTCACGTTAAAGTTATGGAAGAATTAATCAAACGAGATGTCATCTGTGTTGTTACAGGTTGTGCTGCTCAAGCTGCTGCTAAAGCCGGTTTATTAACATTAGAAGCAAAAGATCGATGCGGCCGTGGTCTTTTAGAAGTTTGTGAACGGGTAAATATTCCACCAGTTCTTCATATGGGTTCTTGTGTAGATATCAGCCGTATCCTACATATTGTTAACTTATGTGCTGATGTTAGAGGAATTGATCCAGCGTTATTACCAGTTGTTGGTATTGCCCCTGAATGGATGTCAGAAAAAGCGGTTTCAATTGCTAACTATGTCGTTGGTTCAGGTATTAATACTTACCTGGGTGTTATTCCGCAAGTTTTGGGATCACCAAACTTCACAAAATTATTAACTGAAGATTGCCAAGAATTTATTGGTGCTCATTTTGTATTTGAAAAAGATCCGATTGTCATGGTTGATAAAATCATGGAAGATATGGAAGAAAAACGTACTGCTTTAGGTATCTAA
- a CDS encoding ATP-binding protein yields MKIALTGKGGVGKTTISASLSRYFADEGFNVLTVDADPDANLGLALGMTEEMIESIVPISEMKDLVEERTAADTGSFGSMFRMNPEVADIPERYAKEFNGVKLLTMGTVDTGGSGCVCPEHVLLKMLMSHLVLYQKDVVIMDMEAGIEHLGRGTAGAVDAFIVVVEPGVRSIQTYHKVKSMAMDIGVKQVYVIGNKIRNDGDIAFLKEKIGAENIIGFLNYRDAISESDRNNKSPYDDPVMKEDIAALGKSILAIVEEKKK; encoded by the coding sequence ATGAAAATAGCATTAACAGGAAAAGGTGGTGTTGGTAAAACAACCATCTCCGCAAGTTTAAGCCGATATTTTGCCGATGAAGGATTTAATGTATTAACAGTTGATGCTGATCCCGATGCTAATCTTGGCCTTGCCTTAGGCATGACCGAGGAAATGATTGAAAGTATTGTTCCAATTTCAGAAATGAAAGACTTGGTTGAAGAGCGAACCGCTGCCGACACAGGTTCTTTTGGATCAATGTTTCGAATGAATCCTGAGGTTGCCGATATTCCCGAACGTTACGCAAAGGAATTTAATGGGGTCAAGCTACTAACAATGGGAACTGTTGACACGGGCGGGTCCGGTTGTGTATGTCCAGAGCATGTTTTGTTAAAAATGCTCATGAGCCATTTGGTATTGTACCAAAAAGATGTGGTTATCATGGATATGGAAGCTGGAATTGAACACTTGGGTCGTGGTACTGCCGGAGCAGTTGATGCATTTATTGTTGTCGTTGAACCGGGAGTTCGAAGCATTCAAACTTATCACAAAGTTAAATCGATGGCAATGGATATTGGGGTAAAACAGGTTTATGTTATTGGAAATAAAATCCGGAATGACGGAGATATCGCCTTTTTAAAAGAAAAAATCGGAGCAGAGAACATCATCGGATTTTTAAATTACCGCGATGCCATCTCGGAATCAGATCGCAACAATAAATCACCTTATGACGATCCTGTCATGAAGGAAGACATCGCTGCTTTAGGAAAAAGTATTTTGGCGATTGTCGAAGAAAAAAAGAAATAA
- the acsB gene encoding acetyl-CoA decarbonylase/synthase complex subunit alpha/beta: protein MNLFDIIYDGQAQYLQRAEEMVAKVVAEKGKETPVKFPGTAYALPCIYAITGKKITNVGELEDALALAKEKIHRTNYLQDALDAGTASAMLAEIIEAIKYVYDEIPYAGRAVEDLNTTDERYLGHITDAEVRNFGVPLVTDDIPGVAVIIGEAKDAETLAGIVKDYQGKGLLTFMVGKVIDQAVEQKIKMGIDLRVIPLGHEIESVIHVVSVAIRASLIFGATPPGDFLAHRTYTKKRVKAFVNVFGPWDNKIIAAGAAAIELGFPAVTETFINEVPTLLLHQPDNSKVVATSLEARNIKIKVTEIDCPVAVSSAFEGERVRKDTMFAEFGGNKTECWELVTTGDLAEMEDHKITVVGPDIDDAMFEGKGVVRLPMGVVVKVAGKQMQKDFETVLERRIHYFTNYIEGAMHVGQRNIAWIRLTKEAFEKGFRLKHIGEVLYAKMRSDFDKVVDKCEVTIYTNAEDVKRLGEEMVKPIYAERDERMGALTDESVDEFYTCLLCQSFAPSHVCIVTPERLGLCGAVSWLDAKATKELDPMGPNQPVVKGAAIDERLGVWDSVNEAVATNSQGAVEKVTLYSILEDPMTSCGCFECICGIMPEANGVIIVNREFGDVSPVGMTFGELASMTGGGVQTPGFMGHGRFLIGSKKFMSAEGGLPRIVWMPKELKDDVADRLNKAVFEMTGIENFADMVCDETIANDSEAVLEFLESKGHPALAMDPIM from the coding sequence ATGAATCTTTTTGATATAATTTACGACGGTCAAGCTCAGTACCTGCAACGTGCTGAAGAAATGGTTGCCAAGGTCGTAGCTGAAAAAGGAAAAGAAACACCGGTTAAATTTCCAGGAACTGCTTATGCTTTACCTTGTATTTATGCCATTACAGGCAAAAAAATCACTAATGTAGGTGAACTGGAAGATGCCTTAGCTCTTGCTAAAGAAAAAATTCATAGAACAAACTATTTGCAAGACGCTTTAGATGCTGGAACAGCTTCAGCAATGTTAGCTGAAATTATTGAAGCGATTAAATATGTTTACGATGAAATTCCATATGCAGGTCGTGCCGTGGAAGATTTAAATACAACCGATGAACGTTACTTAGGACATATCACTGATGCTGAAGTACGTAACTTTGGGGTGCCATTGGTAACCGATGATATTCCTGGTGTTGCTGTTATTATTGGGGAAGCCAAAGATGCTGAAACCTTAGCTGGCATCGTTAAAGATTACCAGGGTAAAGGTTTGTTAACCTTCATGGTTGGTAAGGTAATCGATCAGGCTGTTGAACAAAAAATCAAAATGGGTATTGACCTTCGAGTAATTCCATTGGGACATGAAATTGAATCTGTTATCCATGTTGTATCAGTAGCGATTCGTGCCAGCTTAATTTTTGGTGCGACACCTCCTGGCGACTTCTTAGCTCACAGAACTTATACTAAAAAACGTGTCAAAGCATTTGTTAACGTATTTGGACCATGGGATAACAAAATCATTGCTGCCGGTGCTGCTGCCATCGAATTAGGCTTCCCAGCTGTGACTGAAACATTTATTAATGAAGTACCAACCTTATTATTACATCAACCAGACAACAGCAAAGTTGTTGCAACTTCTTTAGAAGCACGTAACATCAAAATCAAAGTTACCGAAATCGATTGTCCAGTTGCTGTTTCTTCAGCATTTGAAGGTGAACGTGTTCGTAAAGATACAATGTTCGCTGAATTTGGTGGAAACAAAACAGAATGTTGGGAACTTGTTACAACTGGTGATTTAGCCGAAATGGAAGATCACAAAATTACCGTTGTGGGACCAGATATTGATGACGCAATGTTCGAAGGTAAAGGCGTTGTTCGTTTACCAATGGGTGTCGTTGTTAAAGTTGCTGGTAAACAAATGCAAAAAGATTTCGAAACCGTTCTTGAAAGACGTATCCATTACTTTACAAACTATATTGAAGGCGCAATGCATGTTGGGCAAAGAAATATTGCCTGGATTCGTTTGACCAAAGAAGCATTTGAAAAAGGTTTCCGTCTAAAACATATTGGTGAAGTTTTATATGCCAAAATGCGATCAGACTTTGATAAAGTTGTTGATAAATGTGAAGTAACTATTTATACTAACGCTGAAGATGTAAAACGACTTGGCGAAGAAATGGTTAAACCAATTTACGCTGAACGTGATGAACGAATGGGTGCATTAACAGATGAAAGTGTTGATGAATTCTATACCTGTTTATTATGTCAGTCTTTCGCTCCTAGCCATGTTTGTATCGTAACACCAGAACGTTTAGGTCTATGTGGTGCGGTTTCCTGGTTAGATGCTAAAGCAACAAAAGAATTAGATCCAATGGGACCAAATCAACCAGTTGTTAAAGGTGCTGCAATTGATGAACGTCTTGGGGTATGGGATTCTGTTAATGAAGCAGTAGCCACTAATTCTCAGGGTGCAGTTGAAAAAGTAACACTTTATTCAATTCTTGAAGATCCAATGACTTCTTGTGGTTGTTTCGAATGTATTTGTGGTATTATGCCAGAAGCTAACGGTGTTATTATTGTTAATCGAGAATTCGGAGATGTTTCACCAGTTGGGATGACATTTGGTGAATTGGCATCGATGACTGGTGGTGGGGTTCAAACTCCAGGTTTCATGGGTCATGGCCGATTCCTGATCGGTTCTAAGAAATTCATGTCAGCTGAAGGTGGATTACCAAGAATCGTCTGGATGCCTAAAGAATTAAAAGATGACGTTGCTGATCGTTTAAATAAAGCAGTATTTGAAATGACTGGAATTGAAAACTTCGCAGACATGGTTTGTGATGAAACAATTGCCAACGATTCAGAAGCAGTATTAGAATTCTTAGAATCAAAAGGACATCCAGCATTAGCAATGGATCCAATTATGTAA
- a CDS encoding CooT family nickel-binding protein: protein MCESSAYMITPEGETKIMDYVVDIVPNDDGSLTLSDLLGGTKIVQGKLKEVKLLNHKIIIEGLMA from the coding sequence ATGTGTGAATCTTCAGCTTATATGATTACTCCTGAAGGGGAAACAAAGATTATGGACTACGTGGTGGATATTGTTCCAAATGATGATGGTAGTTTAACGTTATCTGATTTATTGGGCGGTACTAAAATTGTTCAAGGCAAATTAAAAGAAGTAAAACTTCTTAACCACAAAATTATCATTGAAGGATTAATGGCATAA
- a CDS encoding DUF3842 family protein, producing MNIVVLDGMGGGIGSRIVGILKDEIPPYIEIYGLGTNALATAAMLKKGANKGATGENAIAVTVKKADFIIGSIAMTIPNSMMGEVTPKMVEAIGNSDGLKIYIPILPENHHIVSLEEKPLLLQIREAVSLIKKELNLGDV from the coding sequence ATGAATATTGTTGTGCTAGATGGTATGGGTGGAGGGATTGGTTCCCGAATTGTTGGTATTCTCAAAGATGAAATACCCCCGTATATTGAAATATATGGACTGGGAACGAATGCTTTGGCAACGGCAGCGATGCTAAAAAAAGGTGCTAATAAAGGTGCAACCGGAGAAAATGCGATTGCCGTTACGGTTAAAAAAGCTGATTTTATTATAGGATCAATTGCAATGACAATTCCGAATTCGATGATGGGAGAAGTTACGCCTAAAATGGTTGAAGCCATTGGCAATAGTGACGGATTAAAAATTTATATTCCGATTCTGCCGGAAAATCATCATATTGTTTCGCTGGAAGAAAAACCATTATTACTCCAGATCCGCGAAGCGGTGTCTTTGATTAAAAAAGAACTTAATTTGGGAGACGTCTAG
- a CDS encoding M15 family metallopeptidase, with product MRIKDKKRFVIACSGLVILLILIIVVVIIGFGHKNNTNGSADNQKNLPSSAAQTPTSNKSESATNSPSKSTETTMDITTTDSLTMLVNKNHPIPESYVPADLITVDLPSTRDTQLRTVAAAGLTKLFDAASEAGLELYCCSGYRSYETQSELYDWNVSTYGVEGADLVSAQPGKSEHQLGLAMDVTSASVDFDLLESFGTTAEGQFIKDNAYKYGFIVRYPQGKTDITGYAYEPWHLRYLGVDVATDIYNSGKTMEEYFGTN from the coding sequence ATGCGAATAAAAGATAAAAAACGTTTTGTTATTGCTTGCAGTGGTCTAGTGATATTGCTGATCTTAATCATTGTAGTTGTAATTATAGGGTTCGGTCACAAAAATAATACGAACGGCAGTGCCGATAATCAAAAGAATTTGCCGTCGTCAGCCGCACAGACACCAACTTCGAATAAATCGGAATCAGCAACGAATTCGCCCTCAAAGTCGACTGAGACAACAATGGATATAACAACAACCGATAGTCTGACGATGTTAGTGAATAAAAATCATCCCATCCCTGAAAGTTATGTTCCCGCTGATCTGATTACGGTTGACTTGCCATCGACGCGAGATACGCAGTTGAGGACCGTTGCAGCAGCGGGTTTAACTAAACTTTTTGATGCTGCCAGCGAGGCCGGTCTGGAATTATATTGCTGTTCCGGGTATCGTTCATACGAAACGCAATCGGAATTATATGACTGGAACGTGAGCACATATGGTGTTGAAGGTGCTGACCTTGTCAGTGCGCAACCCGGAAAAAGCGAGCATCAATTGGGTTTAGCAATGGATGTCACCAGTGCCTCGGTGGATTTTGACTTGCTGGAAAGTTTTGGCACTACCGCGGAAGGGCAATTCATTAAAGATAATGCCTATAAATATGGCTTTATTGTCAGATATCCGCAGGGGAAAACAGACATTACCGGTTATGCTTATGAACCTTGGCATCTCCGGTATCTAGGTGTTGATGTCGCGACGGACATCTATAATAGCGGAAAAACGATGGAAGAATATTTTGGCACAAACTGA
- a CDS encoding GNAT family N-acetyltransferase — MEIRLVQEKDYQRVLDILNEAIAARKFTAQLSLATMEMRKEWFIHHSAPRHPMFVAVVADQVVGWITLTEFRAGREGFRFTSEISYYIDSRFHRQGIGSLLMKRAIEAAKEIGFKNLVAVVFDTNICSRKLVKKHGFKLWGHMPDTVDIDGQSIGFDYWGLKIEK, encoded by the coding sequence TTGGAGATACGATTAGTACAAGAAAAAGATTATCAACGCGTGTTGGATATTCTTAATGAAGCGATTGCTGCCAGAAAATTTACTGCGCAATTGTCGTTGGCAACGATGGAGATGAGAAAAGAATGGTTTATTCATCATTCGGCACCACGTCATCCGATGTTTGTTGCGGTTGTTGCGGACCAGGTGGTTGGTTGGATAACTCTGACTGAGTTTCGGGCCGGACGAGAAGGTTTTCGTTTTACTTCAGAAATCAGTTACTATATCGATAGCCGTTTTCATCGTCAGGGAATCGGCTCGCTGCTGATGAAACGGGCGATTGAAGCTGCCAAAGAAATTGGTTTTAAGAATCTGGTGGCAGTTGTTTTTGATACGAACATCTGCAGCCGAAAATTGGTGAAAAAACACGGTTTTAAGTTATGGGGACATATGCCGGACACCGTTGATATTGATGGCCAAAGTATTGGTTTTGATTATTGGGGATTGAAAATAGAAAAATAA
- the rpmG gene encoding 50S ribosomal protein L33, with translation MRVKVTLACTECKQRNYDTMKNKKNNPDRLEVDKYCKFCKKHTPHKETK, from the coding sequence ATGAGAGTAAAAGTTACTTTAGCATGTACAGAATGCAAGCAAAGAAATTACGATACCATGAAAAACAAGAAAAATAACCCTGATCGTTTAGAAGTGGATAAATATTGCAAGTTTTGTAAGAAGCATACACCACATAAAGAAACGAAATAA